The Deinococcus wulumuqiensis R12 genome has a window encoding:
- the aceF gene encoding dihydrolipoyllysine-residue acetyltransferase, with product MAIELKLPDVGDNIEKGTVVTVLVNPGDTVTEGQPLIEIETDKAVVEVPASAAGTIEAVSVKVGDTIPVGGVIATLGGDSASGTMPATPQGSMTGQDNVAEPDSNAVSTDAGTAQRVAQAQQDAQKEQAAEPSGAGAPSQAQASGASQQVTLPDVGDNIEKGTIVTILVGVGDTVSEGQPVIELETDKAVVEVPASASGTVQSIDVKVGDSLQVGAPILTLSGAASTAQAPQSDSSAASVPAPAAPAAESRTPTPQSAQTQGAPQAQAAAPQQSGTQNPQTFDGRSVVPAAPSVRRLAREIGVDIHAVHGTGIAGRISEEDVRRTAGSPSVQPAAAASASAAAPAAAPLPNFEKWGTVRREDMSGIRKATVRSMTTAWTTIPMVTHFDKADVTAMEEVRKRFGARVEKEGSKLTMTHILMKVVANALRKFPKFGASLDLGAEQVVYKDFVNIGVAVDTPVGLLVPVVKDADRKNITELVLELSELAGRARERKLKPDEMQGATFTISNLGGIGGHAFTPIVNSPEVAILGVSRGGFEPVWNKEKGEFEPRNMLPLSLTYDHRLIDGADAARFVRYICESLEDPFLISL from the coding sequence ATGGCAATTGAACTCAAGCTCCCCGATGTCGGGGACAACATCGAAAAAGGCACGGTCGTGACGGTGCTCGTCAATCCAGGCGACACCGTGACCGAAGGCCAGCCCCTCATCGAAATCGAGACCGACAAGGCCGTGGTTGAGGTTCCGGCGAGCGCGGCGGGCACCATCGAAGCCGTCAGCGTCAAGGTCGGTGACACCATTCCTGTGGGCGGCGTCATTGCGACCCTGGGCGGCGACAGCGCCTCCGGCACCATGCCCGCCACTCCGCAGGGCAGCATGACCGGCCAGGACAATGTGGCCGAACCCGACTCCAACGCCGTGTCTACCGACGCCGGCACCGCGCAGCGCGTGGCTCAGGCCCAGCAGGACGCCCAGAAGGAACAGGCGGCAGAGCCGAGCGGCGCTGGCGCTCCCTCTCAGGCCCAGGCCAGCGGCGCCAGCCAGCAGGTCACGCTGCCCGATGTGGGCGACAACATCGAGAAGGGCACCATCGTGACCATCCTGGTGGGCGTGGGCGACACGGTGAGCGAGGGCCAGCCGGTCATCGAACTCGAAACCGACAAGGCCGTGGTCGAGGTGCCTGCCAGCGCGAGTGGCACCGTGCAGAGCATCGACGTGAAGGTGGGCGACTCGTTGCAGGTCGGCGCCCCCATCCTGACCCTGAGTGGCGCGGCGAGCACTGCCCAGGCGCCTCAGAGCGACAGCAGCGCGGCCAGCGTACCGGCCCCCGCTGCTCCCGCCGCAGAGAGCCGTACCCCGACCCCGCAGAGCGCTCAGACGCAGGGCGCGCCGCAGGCCCAGGCCGCTGCGCCCCAGCAGTCCGGCACTCAGAACCCCCAGACCTTCGACGGTCGTTCGGTGGTCCCGGCGGCCCCCAGTGTCCGTCGCCTGGCCCGCGAAATAGGCGTGGACATTCACGCCGTACACGGCACCGGTATCGCAGGCCGAATCAGCGAGGAGGACGTGCGCCGCACCGCTGGAAGCCCCAGCGTGCAGCCCGCCGCTGCTGCCTCTGCCTCCGCCGCCGCACCTGCTGCCGCCCCCCTGCCCAACTTCGAGAAGTGGGGTACCGTGCGGCGCGAGGACATGAGCGGTATCCGCAAGGCCACCGTTCGCAGCATGACCACCGCCTGGACGACGATTCCGATGGTCACGCATTTCGACAAGGCCGACGTGACGGCGATGGAAGAGGTCCGCAAACGCTTCGGTGCCCGTGTGGAGAAGGAAGGCAGCAAGCTGACCATGACCCACATCCTGATGAAGGTCGTGGCGAACGCCCTGCGCAAGTTCCCCAAGTTCGGTGCCAGCCTGGACCTGGGCGCCGAGCAGGTGGTCTACAAGGACTTCGTGAACATCGGTGTCGCTGTCGACACTCCGGTCGGTCTCCTGGTTCCCGTGGTGAAGGACGCCGACCGCAAGAACATCACCGAACTGGTCCTCGAACTCTCCGAACTCGCTGGCCGCGCCCGCGAGCGCAAACTCAAACCCGACGAGATGCAGGGGGCGACCTTCACCATCTCGAATCTCGGTGGCATCGGCGGCCACGCCTTTACCCCCATCGTCAACAGCCCCGAGGTGGCCATCCTGGGCGTGTCGCGTGGCGGCTTTGAACCGGTATGGAACAAGGAGAAGGGCGAGTTCGAGCCGCGCAATATGCTGCCGCTCAGTTTGACCTACGACCACCGCCTGATCGATGGAGCCGACGCCGCCCGGTTCGTCCGGTACATCTGCGAGTCGTTGGAAGACCCCTTCCTCATCTCGCTCTGA
- a CDS encoding GntR family transcriptional regulator: MAKYPLIKTTLKDRLLGGHYPEGLPLPSEPQLAREFEVSRMTARRAIDELEREGYVYRVQGAGTFPTGKRFRQGVFRVRPFKEWARHPDHRTTVLRAMQIEATPEIAVVLQIEPGDPVVFVHRLRTAGDEALVIEKRYINARLVPQLLERNLAVESIHETMVSMGVPLQRVEQNLEAVNLRQEEADLLRVPVGTAAFLLRRTTYSENRRASYANYWVRGDRYAFQDTFEP, from the coding sequence ATGGCGAAGTATCCCCTCATCAAGACCACGCTGAAAGACCGCCTGCTCGGAGGGCACTATCCGGAAGGTCTTCCGCTTCCCAGTGAGCCGCAACTGGCCCGCGAATTCGAAGTCTCCCGCATGACCGCCCGCCGCGCCATCGACGAACTCGAGCGCGAAGGGTACGTCTACCGCGTGCAGGGCGCAGGCACCTTTCCCACCGGCAAGCGCTTCCGGCAGGGCGTGTTCCGGGTGCGGCCCTTCAAGGAGTGGGCGCGTCACCCCGACCACCGCACCACCGTGCTGCGGGCCATGCAGATCGAAGCCACGCCCGAAATCGCCGTGGTGCTGCAAATCGAACCCGGCGACCCGGTGGTGTTCGTCCACCGCCTGCGCACGGCGGGCGATGAGGCGCTGGTGATCGAAAAGCGCTACATCAACGCCAGGCTCGTGCCGCAGCTTCTCGAGCGCAACCTCGCCGTTGAGAGCATCCACGAAACGATGGTCAGCATGGGCGTGCCCCTGCAGCGCGTCGAGCAGAACCTCGAAGCCGTCAACCTGCGCCAGGAAGAAGCCGACCTGCTGCGCGTGCCGGTGGGCACCGCCGCCTTCCTGCTGCGCCGCACCACCTACAGCGAAAACCGCCGGGCCAGCTACGCCAACTACTGGGTGCGCGGCGACCGCTACGCCTTTCAGGACACCTTCGAGCCCTGA
- a CDS encoding thiamine ABC transporter substrate-binding protein translates to MRKVIFAVGAALSLGAAQAQNQTTLTVITHDSFDVDKKLVAQFEAQNKAKVRFVKGGDAGELLSRLILTRRAPVADVVYGLDNALLARARQMNLLQAYKSPLLSKVPAQYRLDDAGLLNTVDYGYVALNYDRAYFQKAGLALPKTLDDLKKPEYARLTVVSSPATSSPGLAFLLATVNHYGETGAWQWWKSARAGGMKVVRGWSDAYYKDFTRAGGKYPIVLSYASSPAAEVFFDDGYDPAKLPAQSPTANLLLPGSTWLQLEGVGILKGAKQPALARKFVDFMLSPAVQADIPTRMWIYPAVGGIKLDPVFKFAEQPRPAPVKASVTANPQRLVDAWVQNVLRAR, encoded by the coding sequence ATGCGTAAAGTGATTTTTGCCGTGGGTGCCGCCCTGTCGCTGGGTGCGGCCCAGGCCCAGAACCAGACGACCCTGACGGTCATCACCCACGATTCTTTCGACGTGGACAAGAAGCTGGTGGCCCAGTTCGAGGCGCAGAACAAGGCCAAGGTGCGCTTCGTCAAGGGCGGCGACGCGGGCGAGCTGCTCAGCCGCCTGATTCTGACCCGCCGCGCTCCGGTGGCCGATGTGGTGTACGGCCTGGACAACGCGCTGCTGGCCCGCGCCCGGCAGATGAACCTGCTCCAGGCCTACAAATCGCCGCTGCTGTCGAAGGTGCCCGCCCAGTACCGCCTCGACGACGCCGGGCTGCTGAACACGGTGGATTACGGCTACGTCGCCCTGAACTACGACCGCGCCTACTTCCAGAAAGCGGGCCTCGCCCTTCCCAAAACCCTGGACGACCTGAAAAAGCCCGAGTACGCCCGCCTGACGGTGGTGTCCAGCCCCGCCACGTCCTCGCCGGGTCTGGCGTTCCTGCTGGCGACGGTCAACCACTACGGCGAAACGGGCGCGTGGCAGTGGTGGAAATCGGCCCGCGCCGGGGGCATGAAGGTGGTGCGCGGCTGGTCGGACGCCTACTACAAGGACTTCACGCGGGCGGGCGGCAAGTACCCCATCGTGCTGAGCTACGCGAGCAGCCCCGCCGCCGAGGTGTTCTTCGACGACGGCTACGACCCGGCCAAACTGCCCGCGCAGTCCCCCACCGCCAACCTGCTGCTGCCCGGCTCGACCTGGCTGCAACTCGAAGGCGTGGGCATCCTCAAGGGGGCCAAGCAGCCCGCGCTCGCCAGGAAGTTCGTGGACTTCATGCTCAGCCCGGCGGTGCAGGCCGACATTCCCACCCGCATGTGGATTTACCCGGCGGTGGGCGGCATCAAGCTCGACCCGGTGTTCAAGTTTGCCGAGCAGCCCAGGCCCGCCCCCGTCAAGGCCAGCGTGACCGCCAACCCGCAGCGGCTGGTGGACGCCTGGGTGCAGAACGTCCTGCGCGCCCGCTGA
- the glgX gene encoding glycogen debranching protein GlgX, translated as MSHNSLNLRPGSPFPLGATWDGKGTNFALYSENASGVELCLFDESGAETRFALTEQTAFVWHGYLPGTQPGQRYGYRVHGEYAPERGLRFNPNVVLLDPYARALDGTEQFDRGVFAYVPGGEDDSVMQEEEQRGAPLGLVIDPMFNWVGDQKPNIPFHQSVIYEAHVKGLTMTHPDVPEELRGTYAGVATPAILNYLRDLGITAIEFLPVHQHVDDPFLLDKGLTNYWGYSTLNFFAPDVRYSAEARKGNPAGAVPEFKNMVRALHDAGIEVILDVVYNHTAEGNHMGPTMSFKGIDNPTYYRLVADNPRFYFDYTGTGNSLNVRHPQTLQLIMDSLRYWVTEMHVDGFRFDLASTLARGLHEVDQLSGFFTIIHQDPIISQVKLIAEPWDVGEGGYQVGNFPVNWAEWNGIYRDDMRSFWKGEGGLASEIGYRITGSSDLYEFNGRKPYASINFVTAHDGFTLRDSVTYEQKHNEANGEGNGDGHNHNITWNCGVEGETDDPEINKLRGQQMRNFLATLLLGQGTPMLLGGDEFGRTQGGNNNAYCQDNEISWYDWDRVDGDLLTFTKKLIAIRKAHPSLHRRKFFSGRNIRGEDVRDIVWLRFDGNEMSDEDWNNPQTQSLGMFLAGDGLDDVDEGGHPLTDDHLLLMLSSSYVDLPFKMPELGGCGEWELLLDTSDDHASEQVAAGGETTLRGRSVKLYRCEVPAKPAEAQA; from the coding sequence ATGTCCCACAATTCCCTGAACCTGCGTCCCGGCTCCCCCTTTCCCCTGGGGGCCACCTGGGACGGCAAAGGCACCAATTTCGCCCTGTATTCCGAAAACGCGAGCGGCGTCGAGCTGTGTCTGTTCGACGAGAGCGGCGCTGAAACCCGTTTTGCGCTCACCGAGCAGACCGCCTTCGTGTGGCACGGCTACCTGCCGGGCACCCAGCCGGGCCAGCGCTACGGCTACCGCGTTCACGGCGAGTACGCCCCGGAAAGGGGGCTGCGCTTCAACCCCAACGTGGTGCTGCTCGACCCCTATGCCCGGGCGCTGGACGGCACCGAGCAGTTTGACCGGGGCGTATTCGCCTATGTGCCGGGCGGCGAGGACGACTCCGTGATGCAGGAGGAGGAGCAGCGCGGCGCCCCGCTGGGCCTCGTCATCGACCCCATGTTCAACTGGGTGGGCGACCAGAAGCCGAATATCCCCTTTCACCAGTCGGTGATTTACGAGGCGCACGTCAAGGGCCTGACCATGACGCACCCGGACGTGCCCGAGGAGCTGCGCGGCACCTACGCGGGCGTGGCGACCCCGGCGATTCTGAACTACCTGCGCGACCTCGGCATCACCGCCATCGAGTTTCTGCCGGTGCATCAGCATGTGGACGACCCCTTTTTGCTCGACAAGGGCCTGACCAACTACTGGGGCTACTCCACCCTGAACTTTTTCGCCCCCGACGTGCGCTACTCGGCAGAAGCCCGCAAAGGCAACCCGGCGGGCGCGGTGCCCGAGTTCAAGAACATGGTGCGGGCGCTGCACGACGCAGGCATCGAAGTGATTCTGGACGTGGTGTACAACCACACCGCCGAAGGCAACCACATGGGGCCGACCATGAGCTTCAAAGGCATCGACAACCCCACCTATTACCGCCTCGTGGCCGACAACCCGCGCTTTTATTTCGACTACACCGGCACCGGCAACAGCCTCAACGTGCGCCACCCCCAGACGCTGCAACTCATCATGGACAGCTTGCGCTACTGGGTCACCGAGATGCACGTGGACGGCTTCCGCTTCGACCTCGCCTCCACGCTGGCACGCGGCCTGCACGAAGTCGACCAGCTTTCGGGCTTTTTCACCATCATTCACCAGGACCCCATCATTTCTCAGGTCAAGCTGATTGCCGAACCCTGGGACGTGGGCGAGGGCGGCTATCAGGTCGGCAACTTCCCGGTGAACTGGGCCGAGTGGAACGGCATCTACCGTGACGACATGCGCTCCTTCTGGAAGGGCGAAGGTGGGCTGGCCTCCGAAATCGGCTACCGCATCACGGGCAGCTCCGACCTCTACGAGTTCAACGGGCGCAAGCCCTACGCCTCCATCAACTTCGTGACCGCGCACGACGGCTTTACCCTGCGCGACTCGGTGACCTACGAGCAAAAGCACAACGAGGCCAACGGCGAGGGCAACGGGGACGGCCACAACCACAACATCACCTGGAACTGTGGCGTAGAGGGCGAAACCGACGACCCCGAAATCAACAAATTGCGCGGCCAGCAGATGAGGAACTTCCTGGCGACGCTGCTGCTCGGGCAGGGCACGCCGATGCTGCTGGGCGGCGACGAGTTCGGGCGCACCCAGGGGGGCAACAACAACGCCTACTGCCAGGACAACGAAATCAGCTGGTACGACTGGGACAGGGTGGACGGCGACCTGCTGACGTTTACCAAAAAGCTGATCGCCATTCGCAAGGCCCACCCCAGCCTGCACCGCCGCAAGTTCTTTTCCGGGCGCAACATTCGCGGCGAGGACGTGCGCGACATCGTGTGGCTGCGTTTCGACGGGAACGAGATGAGCGACGAGGACTGGAACAACCCCCAGACCCAGTCGCTGGGCATGTTCCTGGCGGGCGACGGCCTCGACGACGTGGACGAGGGGGGCCACCCGCTGACCGACGACCACCTGCTGCTGATGCTGAGCAGTTCCTACGTGGACCTGCCCTTTAAGATGCCCGAACTCGGCGGCTGCGGCGAGTGGGAACTGCTGCTCGACACCAGCGACGACCACGCCAGCGAACAGGTCGCGGCGGGCGGCGAAACCACCCTGCGGGGCCGCAGCGTCAAGCTCTACCGCTGCGAGGTGCCCGCAAAGCCCGCCGAGGCGCAGGCATGA
- a CDS encoding AI-2E family transporter, whose amino-acid sequence MPSSSSPNAFQYAWRSPWIRLVVFLGAFYLLYRFAGQITTVLVDFAVAFLIAYLANPLLNWLEKGRVKRGLGVFFVLLLFLGLLGLAGALLVTVGGQFVQLFQNLPAQIDNLNRILDGTVQWLSARGVPGLADAQTRMTEALREWVANIGENIVPLLQNALNSTGTLFSRLVSIGGIIGQVVLILLLSIYLMLDYARVNASLLRAFPRPWQPRVLELSDLIGTAVGGYVRGQLLIATFIGLFVWLGLSLIGIPSAAAIGFLAGAFNIVPYLGPIIGATPALLLALTLPSAGLKMILVVVVFVLANQIEGNFLSPYILSRTTDLHPVTVLLAILVGVALMGFAGALLAVPLVALSKLMLEKYYYPSRIYSQGP is encoded by the coding sequence ATGCCCTCATCTTCTTCCCCCAACGCCTTTCAGTACGCCTGGCGCAGTCCCTGGATTCGCCTGGTCGTGTTTCTGGGCGCCTTTTATCTGCTCTACCGCTTCGCAGGTCAGATCACCACCGTGCTGGTGGACTTCGCCGTGGCGTTTCTGATCGCTTACCTCGCCAACCCGCTCCTGAACTGGCTGGAAAAGGGCCGGGTCAAGCGCGGGCTGGGAGTCTTTTTTGTCCTGCTGCTGTTTCTCGGTCTGCTGGGTCTGGCCGGGGCGCTGCTGGTCACCGTCGGCGGGCAGTTCGTGCAACTGTTCCAGAACCTTCCGGCCCAGATCGACAACCTCAACCGCATTCTCGACGGAACGGTGCAGTGGCTCTCGGCACGGGGGGTGCCTGGCCTGGCGGATGCCCAGACCCGCATGACGGAAGCGCTGCGCGAGTGGGTCGCCAACATCGGTGAAAACATCGTTCCTTTGCTGCAAAATGCCCTGAATTCCACCGGCACGCTCTTCAGCCGTCTGGTGTCTATCGGGGGCATCATCGGGCAGGTGGTGCTGATTCTGCTGCTCAGCATCTACCTGATGCTCGACTACGCCCGCGTCAACGCTTCGCTGCTGCGGGCCTTTCCGCGCCCCTGGCAACCGAGGGTGCTCGAACTCAGCGACCTGATCGGTACGGCGGTGGGCGGGTACGTGCGTGGGCAGTTGCTGATCGCCACGTTTATCGGCCTGTTCGTCTGGCTGGGCCTGTCCCTGATCGGCATTCCGAGTGCGGCGGCCATCGGCTTCCTGGCCGGGGCGTTCAACATCGTGCCTTACCTCGGTCCGATCATCGGTGCCACGCCCGCGCTGCTGCTGGCGCTGACCCTGCCGAGCGCGGGCCTGAAAATGATTCTGGTGGTCGTGGTGTTCGTGCTCGCCAACCAGATCGAAGGCAATTTCCTCAGCCCGTACATCCTCAGCCGAACCACCGACCTCCACCCCGTCACAGTGCTGCTCGCCATTCTGGTCGGCGTGGCGCTGATGGGCTTTGCCGGTGCCCTGCTCGCCGTCCCTCTGGTGGCACTCAGCAAGCTGATGCTGGAAAAGTACTACTACCCCAGCCGCATCTATTCGCAGGGTCCCTAG
- the moaA gene encoding GTP 3',8-cyclase MoaA translates to MLLDPLGRPLRDLRVSVTDRCNLRCTYCMPAEVFGPDYAFLPRAELLSFEEIERLSRLFVGLGVEKLRITGGEPTLRRDLPDLIARLSAIPGVRDLAMTTNGLLLPRLAGDLKAAGLVRVTVSLDSLDPQVFGQMNGLGVSPQKVLGGIEAALRAGLKVKINTVVKRGVNDAHLTELWRGLREFGPVRFIEFMDVGNHNGWNLESVLPSGEVLARLAEDGPLTPLAPAQRGEVATRYRDDAGHELGLISSVTAPFCGDCTRARLSAVGVLYTCLFASRGTDLRSPLRAGASDALLREQLVAVWSQRRDRYSEERGEQTAARPKVEMSHIGG, encoded by the coding sequence GCTGCAACCTGCGCTGCACCTACTGCATGCCCGCCGAGGTCTTCGGTCCCGACTACGCCTTCTTGCCCCGCGCCGAACTGCTGAGCTTCGAGGAAATCGAGCGCCTCTCGCGCCTGTTCGTGGGCCTGGGGGTCGAAAAACTGCGGATCACCGGCGGTGAACCCACCCTGCGCCGCGACCTGCCCGACCTGATCGCCCGACTCTCGGCCATTCCCGGCGTGCGCGACCTCGCCATGACGACCAACGGCCTGCTGCTGCCCCGGCTGGCGGGCGACCTGAAGGCGGCGGGACTCGTGCGTGTGACCGTCAGCCTCGACAGCCTCGACCCGCAGGTGTTCGGGCAGATGAACGGTCTGGGCGTGTCGCCGCAAAAGGTGCTGGGCGGCATCGAGGCCGCGCTGCGGGCGGGCCTGAAGGTCAAAATCAACACCGTGGTCAAGCGCGGCGTGAACGACGCCCACCTGACCGAGCTGTGGCGCGGGCTGCGCGAGTTCGGGCCGGTGCGCTTCATCGAATTTATGGACGTGGGCAACCACAACGGCTGGAATCTGGAGAGCGTGCTGCCCTCGGGCGAGGTGCTGGCGCGGTTGGCCGAAGATGGGCCGCTGACGCCGCTGGCCCCCGCCCAGCGCGGCGAAGTGGCGACCCGCTACCGCGACGACGCCGGGCACGAACTGGGGCTGATTTCCTCGGTCACGGCGCCCTTTTGCGGCGACTGCACGCGGGCGCGGCTCTCGGCGGTGGGCGTGCTGTACACCTGCCTGTTCGCCAGTCGTGGCACCGACCTGCGCTCCCCGCTGCGAGCGGGTGCCAGCGACGCCCTGCTGCGCGAACAACTCGTGGCCGTGTGGAGCCAGCGGCGTGACCGCTACAGCGAAGAACGCGGCGAGCAGACGGCGGCGCGGCCCAAGGTGGAGATGTCGCACATCGGGGGCTGA
- the aceE gene encoding pyruvate dehydrogenase (acetyl-transferring), homodimeric type, whose amino-acid sequence MTPQPPPRPPRSDLPQQQREQLNTVETQEWLDSLAYVFAHAGGKRAADLLEELDHYAYFHGAPIEFKQTTPYINTIAVEDQPEYPGDLEVERKIRNINRWNSVAMVIKANKKSDGIGGHLSTYASAAELLEVGFNHFFRGHGAGQDRDLVFYQGHVAPGIYARSFLEGRFDEARLNRFRRELQPDGEGLSSYPHPWLMPDYWEFPTVSMGLGPIQAIYQARFIKYLENRGLKPQGDAKVWAFLGDGEMDEPESVGAIRFAAYENLDNLIFVLNANLQRLDGPVRANSKVIQEFEALFRGANWNVIKVIWDSKWDELLQHDYNGHIVKRFEALVDGESQRYAAFGGKELRENFFNTPELKELIKDWTDADLELLNRGGHDVHKVYAAYAAAIKHKGSPTIIIPRTVKGYGLGETAQARNVAHQVKKLEFDSLKNLRDLLELPLTDEQVEHLEYYHPGPDSPEVKYTLAQREKLGGLIPARQVNFPHLSVPKGEFYEEFAGGSGERKVSTTMAAVTILSKLLRDKEIGKYIVPIVPDEARTFGMDALVPRIGIYSPRGQTYRPVDHGSLMAYKEAKDGQMLEEGITEAGAMASWIAAGTAYANFSVPTVPFYVFYSMFGMQRIGDLVWAAADQRARGFLLGATAGRTTLAGEGLQHQDGNSHLQAYVVPTLKTYDPAFAYELAVIFEEGIRRMFVEDVEEFYYVTIDNENEVQPPMPTHLSHEDVRQGVMKGMYRFQPSQLEGAGLRAQILASGPAMGAAQEAAELLKTYGVAADLWSVTSYKALHQDALNVQRHNMLHPTEEAQVSYVAEQLSEANAPGVLVSVSDYVKLGADGLNGHLDRKLWTLGTDGFGRSEARAELRDFFEVDAKHVVLATLYALQRNGELGGEVVAKAIVDLGIDPSKPAPALR is encoded by the coding sequence ATGACCCCACAACCTCCACCGCGCCCACCGCGCAGCGACCTGCCCCAGCAGCAGCGCGAGCAGCTCAATACGGTCGAAACCCAGGAGTGGCTCGACTCGCTGGCCTACGTGTTCGCCCATGCGGGCGGCAAGCGGGCCGCCGACCTGCTCGAAGAGCTCGACCACTACGCCTACTTCCACGGCGCCCCCATCGAGTTCAAGCAGACCACCCCCTACATCAACACCATCGCTGTCGAGGACCAGCCCGAGTACCCCGGCGACCTCGAAGTCGAGCGCAAGATTCGCAATATCAACCGCTGGAACTCGGTGGCCATGGTCATCAAGGCCAACAAGAAGAGTGACGGCATCGGCGGCCACCTCTCGACCTACGCCAGCGCCGCCGAGCTGCTCGAAGTCGGCTTCAACCACTTTTTCCGGGGGCATGGCGCGGGGCAAGACCGCGACCTCGTGTTCTACCAGGGGCACGTCGCGCCCGGCATCTACGCCCGCTCTTTTCTGGAGGGCCGCTTCGACGAGGCGCGTCTCAACCGCTTCCGGCGCGAGCTGCAACCCGACGGCGAGGGCCTGAGCAGCTACCCGCACCCCTGGCTGATGCCCGACTACTGGGAGTTTCCCACCGTCAGCATGGGCCTCGGCCCCATCCAGGCCATCTATCAGGCCAGATTCATCAAATACCTCGAGAACCGGGGCCTCAAGCCGCAGGGCGACGCCAAAGTGTGGGCCTTCCTCGGCGACGGCGAGATGGACGAACCCGAATCGGTGGGCGCCATCCGCTTCGCCGCCTACGAGAACCTCGACAACCTGATTTTCGTGCTCAACGCCAACCTTCAGCGCCTCGACGGGCCGGTGCGGGCCAACTCCAAGGTGATTCAGGAGTTCGAGGCGCTGTTCCGGGGTGCCAACTGGAACGTCATCAAGGTCATCTGGGACAGCAAGTGGGACGAGCTGCTTCAGCACGATTACAACGGCCACATCGTCAAGCGCTTCGAGGCGCTGGTGGACGGCGAGTCGCAGCGCTACGCGGCCTTCGGCGGCAAGGAGCTGCGCGAGAACTTCTTCAACACGCCCGAGCTGAAAGAACTCATCAAGGACTGGACCGACGCCGACCTCGAACTGCTCAACCGGGGCGGGCACGATGTCCACAAGGTCTACGCGGCTTACGCGGCGGCCATCAAGCACAAGGGCAGCCCGACCATCATCATCCCGCGCACCGTCAAGGGCTACGGCCTGGGCGAAACGGCGCAGGCCCGCAACGTGGCGCACCAGGTCAAGAAGCTGGAGTTCGACTCGCTGAAAAACCTGCGCGACCTTCTCGAACTGCCGCTGACCGACGAGCAGGTGGAACATCTGGAGTACTACCACCCCGGCCCCGACTCGCCCGAGGTGAAGTACACCCTCGCCCAGCGCGAGAAGCTCGGCGGCCTGATTCCGGCCCGTCAGGTCAATTTCCCTCACCTGAGCGTGCCCAAGGGCGAGTTCTACGAGGAGTTCGCAGGGGGCAGCGGCGAGCGGAAGGTCAGCACCACCATGGCCGCCGTGACCATCCTGTCCAAGCTGCTGCGCGATAAGGAAATCGGCAAATACATCGTGCCCATCGTGCCCGACGAGGCCCGCACCTTCGGCATGGACGCGCTGGTGCCGCGCATCGGTATCTACAGCCCGCGCGGCCAGACCTACCGCCCGGTGGACCACGGCTCGCTGATGGCCTACAAGGAAGCCAAGGACGGCCAGATGCTCGAAGAGGGCATCACCGAAGCCGGGGCCATGGCGTCTTGGATTGCGGCGGGCACGGCCTACGCCAACTTCAGCGTGCCGACCGTTCCGTTCTACGTCTTCTACTCCATGTTCGGCATGCAGCGCATCGGTGACCTCGTCTGGGCCGCCGCCGACCAGCGGGCACGCGGCTTCCTGCTCGGCGCGACCGCCGGACGCACCACCCTGGCGGGCGAGGGTCTGCAACACCAGGACGGCAACTCGCACCTTCAGGCCTACGTGGTTCCCACCCTCAAGACCTACGACCCGGCCTTCGCCTACGAACTGGCCGTCATCTTCGAAGAAGGCATCCGCCGCATGTTCGTGGAAGACGTCGAGGAGTTCTACTACGTCACCATCGACAACGAGAACGAGGTGCAGCCGCCCATGCCCACACACCTCAGCCACGAGGACGTGCGCCAGGGGGTCATGAAGGGCATGTACCGTTTCCAGCCGAGTCAGCTGGAAGGGGCGGGGCTCCGTGCCCAGATTCTGGCGAGCGGCCCGGCGATGGGCGCGGCGCAGGAAGCCGCCGAGCTGCTGAAAACCTACGGCGTCGCCGCCGACCTCTGGAGCGTGACCAGCTACAAGGCCCTGCACCAGGACGCCCTGAACGTGCAGCGCCACAACATGCTCCACCCCACCGAGGAAGCCCAGGTCAGCTACGTGGCCGAGCAACTGTCCGAGGCCAACGCCCCCGGCGTGCTGGTGTCGGTCAGCGACTATGTCAAGCTCGGCGCCGACGGCCTGAACGGGCACCTCGACCGCAAGCTGTGGACGCTGGGCACCGACGGCTTCGGGCGCAGTGAAGCCCGCGCCGAACTGCGCGACTTCTTCGAGGTGGACGCCAAGCATGTGGTCCTGGCGACCCTCTACGCCCTGCAGCGCAACGGGGAACTCGGGGGCGAGGTCGTCGCGAAGGCGATTGTGGACCTCGGCATCGACCCCAGCAAGCCCGCGCCCGCCCTGCGTTAA